The DNA sequence CGACCTTGGACCCCACGACGACGCTGACGGAGCTGGGGATGAGCGCGAGCCCGGCCTCCAGGGGCGTGTAGCCGAGGACGTTCTGCGCGTACAGGGTCATGAAGAACCACATGGCGAACAGGCCCATGCCGCAGACGAACATGGTCGCGTTGGCCGCCGAGACGGACCGCACCCGGAACAGCTTCAGGGGCATGAGCGGCGCCTTGGAGCGCGCCTCGACGCCGAGGAACGCGGCGATCAGGGCGAGCCCGGCCGCGAGCGGCACGAGGGTCGCCGCAGCGGTCCAGCCCTCCACCTCGGTCTGCACGATGCCGTACGCGAGCGTGGCGATGCCGCCGGTGACGAGGACGGCCCCGGGCACGTCGAGCCGCCGGGCGCCGCTCGCCCGGCTCTCGCTGATCCAGCGCAGGGCGGCGGCGAACACCAGGACCCCGACGGGCACGTTCACGAGCAGCACCCACCGCCAGGAGAGCCCGTCGGTGAGGACGCCGCCGACAAGGCCGCCCGCGGCGCCGCCCCCCGCCCCGACGGCCGACCAGGTGGCGATGGCCCGCACCCGCGCGGCCCCCTCCGGCACGGCCGAGGTGAGGATGGTCAGGGTGGAGGGCGCGAGGACGGCGGCGCCGAGCCCCTGCACCGCCCGCGCGGCGAGCAGTTGCCACCCCTCCTGCGCGAGCCCCCCGCCGAGCGAGGCGAGGGTGAACAGGCCGAGCCCCACCAGGAACATCCGCTTGCGCCCGAACAAATCCCCCGCGCGCCCGCCGAGCAGCATGAACCCCGCGAAGGCGATGGAGTAGGCGTTGACGACCCACTGCAGGCCCGTGGCGCTGAGGCCGAGGTCGGCCCGCATGGACGGCAGCGCCACGTTCACGACGGACACGTCGAGGACGACGAGGAACTGCCCGGCGCAGGCGGCGGCCACGACGAGCCACAGGGGCGCGGCGGCGCGCCGGGATATCGGGGTGTCGACAGGGGTCTCAAGCATGGGCTCCATGCTGACAGCCGACACGTGCCCCGTACATCGGAAAATGGCGGGGTACGGCGTGGGGCGCCGGACCTAGGCCGGAAGTCGCAGTCCCCCGCCGCCGCACTCCGCCCTCCCGCTCCCTCCGCGCACTGCGCTCACTCCGTCCTCCGCAGCAGCGTCACCACCGCCGCCCCGCCGAGCCCGATGTTGTGCGCGAGCCCGACCCGCGCCCCCGGCACCTGCCGCGTCCCCGCCTCGCCCCGCACCTGCCAGGCCAGTTCGGCGACTTGGGCGATGCCCGTCGCCCCCAGGGGGTGCCCCTTGGAGATCAGGCCGCCGGAGGGGTTCACCACCCAGCGCCCGCCGTACGTGGTCGCGCCGGACTCGACGAGCTTGCCTGACTCGCCCTCCGCGCACAGGCCGAGGCTCTCGTACGTGAGGAGTTCGTTGATCGAGAAGCAGTCGTGCAGCTCGATGACGTCGAGGTCGTCGGCGGTCAGGCCCGAGCGTTCGTAGACGCGGCGCGCGGCCTCGCGGCTCATCGGGCGGCCCACCACGTCCAGGCAGGAGCCGGAGGCGAAGGACTCCTCGGTGTCCGTCGTCATGGCCTGGGCGAGGATCTCGACCGCACGGTCCGCGAGCCCGTGCCGCTCCACGAAGCGTTCGGAGGCGACCAGCGCCGCCGCCGCGCCGTCGGAGGTGGGCGAGCACTGGAGCTTGGTGAGCGGGGCGTGCACGACCTCGGCGGCGAGGACCTCGTCCACGGTGTACGCGTCCTGGAACTGGGCGAGGGGGTTGTGCGCGGAGTGCCGGTGGTTCTTCGCGGCCACCGCGGCGAGCTGCGCGGGCGTCGTGCCGTACCGCTCCATGTGCTCGCGGGCCGCGTTGCCGAAGATCTGGGCGGTGGGCGGGGTGGCCGCGAAGCCGTGCCGTGCGGCCATGACGCCGTAGTGGCGGGCCACCGGCGACGCGGC is a window from the Streptomyces spectabilis genome containing:
- a CDS encoding MFS transporter produces the protein MLETPVDTPISRRAAAPLWLVVAAACAGQFLVVLDVSVVNVALPSMRADLGLSATGLQWVVNAYSIAFAGFMLLGGRAGDLFGRKRMFLVGLGLFTLASLGGGLAQEGWQLLAARAVQGLGAAVLAPSTLTILTSAVPEGAARVRAIATWSAVGAGGGAAGGLVGGVLTDGLSWRWVLLVNVPVGVLVFAAALRWISESRASGARRLDVPGAVLVTGGIATLAYGIVQTEVEGWTAAATLVPLAAGLALIAAFLGVEARSKAPLMPLKLFRVRSVSAANATMFVCGMGLFAMWFFMTLYAQNVLGYTPLEAGLALIPSSVSVVVGSKVAPRLMRVLGARTVTVIGVLTAAAGFAWQWRMLAGDGAHGAYVTSIMLPGILMMLGAGLAGTPLASLATSGAEPGDAGLVAGLINTSRTMGGSLGLAVLSTVATARTAGRPGAQAVAEGYALAFLWGAVFLVLAALVVLVWMPRAARD
- a CDS encoding lipid-transfer protein, which gives rise to MFYSAAVPPGTAREARMKAYVVGVGMTKFEKPESRDWQYWDMVREAGAGALADAGIPYAAVEQAAVGHCFQASTAGQRAVYELGLTGLPVYNVNNNCATGSTALMLARQLVTGGVGDCVLAVGFERMKRGSLGTGGDGDLAASPVARHYGVMAARHGFAATPPTAQIFGNAAREHMERYGTTPAQLAAVAAKNHRHSAHNPLAQFQDAYTVDEVLAAEVVHAPLTKLQCSPTSDGAAAALVASERFVERHGLADRAVEILAQAMTTDTEESFASGSCLDVVGRPMSREAARRVYERSGLTADDLDVIELHDCFSINELLTYESLGLCAEGESGKLVESGATTYGGRWVVNPSGGLISKGHPLGATGIAQVAELAWQVRGEAGTRQVPGARVGLAHNIGLGGAAVVTLLRRTE